From the Plectropomus leopardus isolate mb chromosome 18, YSFRI_Pleo_2.0, whole genome shotgun sequence genome, one window contains:
- the LOC121957680 gene encoding natural killer cells antigen CD94-like gives MSSNIYEDPNLTMNVKYCKGAREESGDREERLVDIYQSVDSDQHVCAQDRGAHSKKHFAAVQRNRFKPAALVLGLLCLLLAAGVTVLSVLYSLTALEKVQLQISNDELQRRFTNLSDSFCQTKDQTKGNITEWRRFRCRCYFKSTERKSWTESKRDCQSRGADLVVINDKAEHDFVSEHVDSWIGLQPVKDQWGKAWEWQWVDKSNTNYWPWQPEVMPNPVHGAASTTYINLKGPWDQTNEGSKRWICERQISSV, from the exons ATGTCCTCCAACATTTATGAAGACCCAAATTTAACGATGAATGTGAAATACTGCAAAGGAGCCAGAGAGGAGAGcggggacagagaggagagactgGTGGACATCTACCAGAGTGTGGACTCAGACCAACACGTGTGTGCACAGGATCGAG GGGCACACTCCAAAAAGCATTTTGCAGCGGTCCAGAGAAACCGTTTTAAACCCGCGGCACTGGTTCTGGGTCTGCTGTGTCTCCTGCTGGCAGCTGGAGTCACTGTGCTGTCTGTACTCT aTAGTTTAACGGCTTTGGAAAAAGTCCAGCTGCAGATCAGTAATGACGAGCTGCAGAGACGTTTTACCAACCTGAGCGACAGTTTCTGCCAGACAAAGGACCAGACAAAGGGGAACATCACAG AGTGGAGGAGATTTCGATGCAGATGTTACTTCAAATCCACTGAGAGGAAAAGCTGGACAGAGAGCAAGAGGGACtgtcagagcagaggagcagatctGGTGGTAATAAACGACAAAGCTGAACAT gattttgtcaGTGAACATGTAGATTCCTGGATCGGCCTGCAGCCAGTGAAAGACCAGTGGGGAAAGGCTTGGGAATGGCAATGGGTGGATaaatcaaatacaaattattG GCCCTGGCAGCCAGAGGTGATGCCTAACCCTGTACACGGGGCTGCATCGACAACATACATTAATCTGAAGGGACCCTGGGATCAAACCAACGAGGGATCCAAACGATGGATCTGTGAGAGACAGATCTCTTCAGTCTGA